One Vicia villosa cultivar HV-30 ecotype Madison, WI linkage group LG5, Vvil1.0, whole genome shotgun sequence genomic window, agaagcaacctgttgttgctctatcaacctgtgaagctgagtacatcgcaggcgctgtagctgcatgtcaagctgtgtggcttctgaatctattagaagatctgaagattagagtgaagaagcctctaaagctgatgattgataacaagtctgcaatcaatcttgccaagaatccggtgttacacggaagaagcaagcatattgagactaagtatcatttcttgagaagtcaagtccagaatggaacattagaagttgtgcactgtagcacccagaagcagatggctgatgttctgacgaaggcaatcaagacggatcaatttctgctcttgagggatggaattggcgttgtcagctttgattgaagaatatgagttaagggatggtattgaagagtaattcaatattcagaagatggattgatcttctgatggttactcagaagatagtattgaccagaagattttatctgggtcccattagcttagctctttagtagtaagggtactttagtattttgtagtactgtactgtttgtaccttagacttgttcactaagtttactgttttagggcttatgtggcaagattttcttttcctataaatagccttgtaatagctatcattaatagtagaatacacatttattctctcatctcttttgcgccgttattctattattctctttgtcaccatctttattcattgtgcaccaacactaAGCCCATTTCACTACTTGCACCCGCCAGATTATCGTTTTATTTCCTTACACATGTATGCACTAGACATTTTTGTTACATCATTAAGAAGGTGAATTGATTGACCATTTTCTATCTTAAAAAATAACATCTTATTTGTCAATATGGTGAAGTTTTGATATTTGATTGCTTGATTGATGTATGCATAAATTACGTTTTGAGTGGCAAATTTCGGTTAAATCATATCGTTTTAAAGCTTTAAACACCTTTTCATAAAAATTCGGATGAAAATGGGAATAGGTGGATGTAAATCCACTTGCTCCTCGAATAATCAAGTGGAAGGCGTACGTCTCACCACTTTGAACATTGCCTTCCgtctaaaatacattaatcaaacttGGAGGAAAAATGATTGATCCACGTGCTCCTCGAATAAACAAGTGGGGGGAACACACCTCCTGCTTTGAATACTCGTCTTTCGCCAAGAGATCTTAATAAAAAATTGGATTAAAAAGGGAATGGGAGGGTGCACTTCCGTTTGCTCCTCGAATAAACGAGTGAGAGGCATACGCCTCATAGCTCCAAGCGTGAATCTTTTTATCATGTTTTGCATGTGCGCGATTAAGCAACTGATCAACCGATGTTTACCGCCCAAGCGTGAATCTCTTTATCAATAAATCATTTTTATCACCCAAGCGTGAGTCTTTTTCAATTAATGAGTCTTTTTACCGCCCAAGCGCGACTAAACTCATTTTttacaattaaaatcaaccaacagACAAACTTTTCATACACAAAACTACGTAACTTTGAGTTCCCGATCGCACCAATGGATACGTAGGAGCGAGTTTCAACATCTCGTCAATCACCCTAATAAAAAAACCTATTTttcccatttatttatttttgtaaatatgtcGTAATAATTAGGAGAAGTCGAATACTTTAAGGCTAACACTATCTTTCGCAAAACTGACTAGACGGTTCTCGTTGGTTACAACAGATGCCacggggtgctaataccttcgtCGTGCATAATCGACTTCCGAACttgaatttggttgcgatgaatttttttttcttttagggTTTCATCGACgttttcctttttcaaaataaacttcgATGGCGACTTTATTGAATTTGGAGTGTTTATTCGCTCAGGAATTTTTTGTTGTCTGACATGTTGGATACAGAGTCTCGAGTTCTTAAGAAGAATAATGATGTGACCCCTGAGAATAATTCTGTGAGTGATGATGATCATGTCCATAAAGATGTTGAAGTTGATACTATTGTAGCCCATGTTGGTGTTGTTAATAACCataatgaaaaagaaaatctGCATCAAAAGGAAAGAAGAATCATGTAGTAGAAGATGTGCAGAAAGATGTTGAGACATTGTGTGAAGATGATGTAAGTAATGTTGAAAGGATATTTCTGGGGTGTGCTGTTAATAGAAAGGTATATAGATTATTGACCAAGGGCGCAAAATCTATATATGATGTTCAAACTGAAATGACTCCATATGAAAATGAAGATTTTGATCTCATTGGTCTTGATGTGGAGCAAGTTGTTGCTAACAAAATAGGAAACATCATGCCGTCTTCTGAAGAAGATGGAAATATTTATGATGCTGGAACTTTTTCTCCTATTTCCCATCTTGGGGCCATCAGATTGATACTAAGATTGTCGTGTATTCTAAAGTTCAAACTTAATCAGATGGATGAGAAAAGTGCCTTCTTTAGTAGGTACATGAATGTGGTAGTCACAGGATGTTAGAAATTATGTCAATGACAAGGATGGTGTCATTAAAAAGGATGATTATGTGGAAGTCGGTATGGATGATACTACTGATATCAACACAACATGGAGGGCGTCAATGTGGAAGACAATGAGAATCTGATGATTCACATTTATGTTAAAGATAATGTGTTATGCGGGATGTCAGTTAAGATGTTCGAGTATTTTGTTCAAAAAATGCAATTTGAATTTTAGTTGAGCATGGGTAGGAGATGTTGCATACTTTCCTGATTTTTAAGTGAAGCAATTGAAGGACTACACCTTTCATTCCCAAAGTATATATGCTGGAAGTAGTTGTACTCAACTGTTGTGGAGTATCCAAATGCTCAAAGATGGTAACGAAGATTTCAGCTAGGATGTAGATAACATGTATGACATGTTAGTGATTGACTTTCCAACTTAgaggaaggatgagaaagttGCCCTTGTTAATTCTGAAGTGAATAGAGAGATTGTTCAAACAAGgcagatgatgaagaagatgtcTTGGATATTGTTCACACTGTAGGGAGAAAGGTTGGTGGGAAGATAATTCTTATGAATGTCTCCTCTAATCACTTGGATAATTTTTCATTCCAATATGAAACAAGTGTTAAGAAGTcgaaatatatttttcaaataagGAATGCAACTGAGAGAGCGCTAGGTAAAGAAGCTCTTAATTGTAAAGAAATTATAAAAGCTGTTGGGATAATGAAGACTATGACTAATATCGGTCCTTGGTATGAGAAATTGGTCAAGGAGTTCATTGTCAACATATCCAATGAATGTAATGTTGAAGGCAACAAAGAGTATAGAAAGGTGTATGATAGAGAAAAATGTGTGAATCTTTAACcttcaattattaattaattggaaAGAATCAAGGTTCATTCTATATACAAGATTATGACCAAGGAAATATAacctgaggaagaagaagaagcttgcaGTATGGGAGAGGAAATTGTAAGTTAGGATGATGAAAAACATTATGTTGAAATAAAATTATGGAGCTTCATAGTTATTCTCGATTATTGAAGACAATATTGAATGTTGAAGCTTGTTATCCTAAGTTCATGAAGGAGATTGATGTTAAGCATGATGGTATTTCTCATGGGTTGTCGAGTTTCCATTATAATTTATTTGTTTGGAAAGATCTTCCAAATATTATGTCAAATATCTGTGCACTTGTTGATGAAACTAATTTGGTTTTTGATGAAGAAATGTTGGAGCTTTTTTTACCTCAACCTATTGTTACTTCTACTGCTGTTTTGGTGTTCCTTTGAAGGTGGTCTTGTGTTCTTGTTCTATGGTACTTATTCCTTTTTGACGTCTTTTGGTTGAAGTTATGTGCTAGTCTAGTTGGCGGTTGTTCTAGACAAGCCTTTATTCAGGATCCTAAAGCTTGCTGTTTTGTTTGTGGTTCTTTTCATACCCTTGCCAAATTGTGTAAAAAATGGAAGTAATGATCATATGGAACAAGATGTTCCAGCATGAtattatgtgtgtgtgtgtgtgtgttgatgTGATATCTTGATGTGTAGAAACCACCTTACTTATGTGTTACTTCTGTTGCAACTGTTTGATATGTTTGTTCTGATGAGTGATATGGTGTGCTACTTCTTTAAGATCACACCTTGTAAGTTTTTTCAGCCAAAATTTACCAAAAAGGAAAATTATTAATCCTTTTGATTGGCTACATTAGGTAAAATAATACAAGTACATAATGTATTTTGTGTACAGGAAACATGTGGAACAAAATGTTCCAGCATGTGTTCCACCATTTGGCCTCAGTCTGCATACCAAGACTTGTGAGGGAATATGTGCTTGTTGATGTTTGATTCCTGAAAGATTTGTTGCTGTAAATTTGTTGTTATGGAATTGGAAGATTTGCTTGGATTCGCattgaagaaaatatttgattagaTATGCATTGAAGATAAATTTAGTTCAGTTTTATCCAAGATTGTGATGAAGAATTAAACAAATATTCCATGAAGAGATTTAATGGGATTTGTTTTAAttacaatatttggatttgtACTTCATGAAAAGATCTTTAATTCAAGATTTAGAAGTGTGGTTTAGTTTTAGAAATAGATTTATTCTGAATCCTATTCTTGAGAAGTTGAAATCATGATTTATAACAAGTAAAGATTTTAGTGGATTCAGAATTCTATCACGAGGACACATGTGGGACCAAATATTCCAGCAtgttagttgagttgtaattcaATATTCCTTAAGTTTTTAGTTGAAGTTGATCACTGGGGTAGAATTAAGAAGAAGGGCATTGAACAAGGGACTTGTTCATCTAAGAATCTTTGTACTAGTTCTATAGAAGagtgattgagagaaagtgaTAGAGTTTTTCATATTTAGGGAGAGACCTAAATAGAAAGTTACTAGGATTAGGAAAACGCTTAAACAATATAgggttgttgttcttataagactAATTATACTAATTcaaaatagtggatctcctttGTTGGGTTGAAAGTCCCCTAGACGTATGTGAGGTTGCACTGAGCTGAGTTAACAATTCGTTGTGTTCTTTTATTGCTTTAATTGTTAATTGCCAccttcgagaaaacttgtttttCGGGATACAATGTCTCATACATCGTGCCTCACATCTGatacaaattaaaattatgttCTCCCTCTAGAAAGATGTCAAATATAATGTGTCAGGCAATGTGTGTGACAAAATTAATGCAATAGCAAATGATATGCAGGTACGTTGAAATAAACACAATGAGAATATGGTAACTAGTTTGGTGCAATAACACCTACGTCTGGAGGGCGTGAAAGGAAATCCACTCTTAATAGTAAAAGTACAAATTGAGCTTATATGAACTCTTCTTGTTCaaggctttttttttttaatattacccGTTAATTTCTTTTTAGGGTTCCTCCTAAATATGAGACCCCCTCTCACTTTTTCTCAACCACTCCCTAGTGTTGGACTATTACCTAATAGTCTAATATGATAAAACACTTACAACTGGACACAAACTCTATTTCATTGTATGATTCAAACGAATATAATTTCACAAagctaaataaataaaacataaaggcTCAAAATACTAAAACATGCCTTGCTAGATATCTCAAGATCTGAGTCTTATGTATGGAGACCTTCTCCTTCAATAGAAAAGAATCCAATAACATTTTAGAGTTTTGATCAAAACTCGCGGGTGAAGTAAATTCAAAAAGCACAACTCCATAATCAATTAAATTTGATTTGCAATCAATCACAAATTAAATCTTCGTCAATTTGATTTTATCTTGATAATAGATCTTTTGAGAATtcttttctaattttaaaaagtGCACAATCAATCAAACATATAGGAAAACAAATTAGGCGTGAGATTTACTTCTTTGCAACAGGCATTTAAGGCATTTGAGGCAGATGCTCCTCAATGTGTGGGACATCTTACTCCATATCTTTGTCTCTTGTGTCGAGCTTATATAGATTGAATATCTAAACATAATGTAATGGCGTCTTGTATTGCATGTTGTCTGAAAAATTATGCCCATCGGTTGTATTACATGTTCTTTATTATACTCTACGACAACAATTATTTTACCTTTCAAAAATTAGGCGTTGCTGTAGAGCTAAAATGTTATATTGGCAACTAGAATGATATGCGACTAAATTGATGCACTCACATAACATCCATATAGAAAACAAATGCAACAAAGCTGGAGTTAAGTTGATGCACTAAAAAACCAGCAGAGAAAAGGAATGTATGGAAATTGAACATGAAGGAGGTAATGCATGGAACGGTGAAAATGAATAGCAGAGGGAATGCATGCAGGCGACTACATTCCTCAATCGCTTGAAGATGATTTACGTAGGAGCATGGAGAAGCATGTTGAAGATGCAATGCATGTTTGAATTGAATGATGCAGATACTCTATTGTTTGTTGCTATTAATTGATGAATTGTAAGAGATTTATCATTGATAAATTTACTAAATTCAATCTCATTTACACTGTTTTGGATATAAAACTGTAGTCTTAATAATCAAAGAATGTTCAAGCACTTgcttaccaaaaaaaaaagttcaaGCATGAAACACATTTATGAAGGAAGGGAGAAGATACAAATGCAacgaaaaataaattttagaaaatgaaattTTAGCCATAAGTGaaataaatgaatgaataaaaataaataaataattaaaactaattgcAGAGATTGACTTTCATCAACAGCAACAAGATCCAATCAAATCCTAATCAAGCCAAATAAAATTTACAATGAAAGATCATAAGgttataaagaaataaataaataaaaagaaacaaactAAAAAAAGCATGCATGTTTCAAAATATTAAGCATCAGATCTAAAAACCGTTACACCAACTTCAAAACCGAGAGACAAAATCAAGCGGCGGCGCCAGCGGCGGATCGGTAACGGTAAAGTTTACCAAAAACATGCAGAGCGGTGACGAAGCCAATGAAACAGAGACTCATCACAAGAACAACCGTTGGAGATATCTTCAATCCAGGAGCATCGTCGGTGTAGAATCGCAGCATGTTGTTTCCGCCGCTTGATCCTCCCGCGGCAGAGCTGGAGCTGGTGGCGTTTCCACCGCCGAGACGGCGACGGCGCATTCCGGCTGTAGCGGCAGCGGAGCCGCGTGGAGCCATGACACCCGGCCGTGTTGTGGCAGCGGAGGATGCAGATTGGGATGATTGGGAGGCGCTTCTCGCCATGGTGGGGGAGAAAATGAGGGAAGAATGGATCGGTGAAAAAACAAGAGAGAAAGAGGTGGAAATGGTAACTTGAAATGAATGAGATGAGATGAGATGaatcaataaaagaaatgatggttGATTAGATCAGAAAAAATAGGAGAAAGTATTTATGTGACATACAAACTTATATGCTTTTAGTCATGTTACTTATCACAattataaaaatcaaaaaatgcAAAGGTAGCTAACATAtgataaaagaattaaaataaaaagtatcATGTTAGGATTATAAGGGAAATAAGTGGCATGAAAATGACTAAGTGCAATCAGAAATACACCAATTACATAATTTTAAAtgtttaaatatgaaaaaaaaaaaaaaaaaaatagatatcaCTCTAAATGATCAAgttgttataaaaaaaattaaaagaccaaacagttaaaaataataattaacggATTTCAGGTgtaattttgtatatatatttttttataagcaaggatAATATTAGATAGAGTACTAGTGGTACTCGAACCCACTTACAAAAGAGGAGCACGAACGCTCTAAACAGAAAATTACTAACCAACTGAAATCTACATTAAGTAAAACAACGAGTTTTTACAAAAATCGTAGAAATTACACTTGGAATAAGCAATTTCGCCAAAAAACTACCATCTTCAAACTTCAATTTGATCTCCCATGTGATATTGTTAACGTTGCAATTCCCGCCATTAAATATTATATCGTTTCTCCTGAGCCATAATAAAGCTTTCATCTTATTCAACAAAAAATCGAGTATAATGTAAGGACGCAccatgtttaatttatttttaaataaaaactactTATTCCCTCGGTTTTTATATAACTGAAAAGAAAAACAGTTTAGAACATACTTCGAATGCCAACTAgttattgttgtttatgtttttatttttttataagtgtaaactaaatgatctttttgtcaaaaaaaaaaaaaactaaatgatCTATTCCTTTGATTTCTCTAAAATCCGAGGAATAGAATAattagattttactataaaagcactctTTAAATAGATTTTACTCTAATCCTAACTTATATAGCCGCCTCAAACTCatatacatcattttttggaatgtATTGCAAGATAGAAAAATCTTTAATATTATATGCTCTTCTatcttgaataaaatatttttataccctTACAATCTATttcacataatggtgttgattgttgttgttgtttttttgaaaTAACATTCCTATGTtgtcaatcaaagaaaacaacTTTGTTTTTTTGGTTTAAAATATTGAGAAATTTATTGCTAAACATGGTGTAAACTGCACATGAAAAATGGTGACTgataaaatttaaattgaaacaCAACATGTTACTTTCAATctttatcattcaccatttttttcTTGCAACTTATTACCTTGAGggatttccttattttattttattttttaattaaaaaaaaaacttttctccTCGGTATTTTAACAAAACCGAGAGGTCATGTTACATAGCTACAACAACGAATCTCTATCCTACATTCATAAATGAATAATGCTCAGGACATTGCCAAGACATCAATCCACGACAAACTATTACATTCACCACTATATATTTTATTCTCTTTCTTGTGAAAGTATTTGCTCAATATATATAATGAAATTTTTGCTTCAAGTTAAAGAAGGTTGGAAAAGTTCTCTAAGATGGATTGTAAGTGTAAAAAATATTCTTGTttcaagttaaaaaaaataaaggagttCAACCTTTGAAAAGATTAGAAGTTGGATGATGGATATGCGACAAAATCTGAATTTGTTGTTCTCCAAAAATAACAGCGACGGTGATGAATCTAGATGTGTTGTAATTagtgtattttaatattttgtgtaaacaatgtaatattttaaaaaaatatagcttATTCACCCTGGTTTTCTACTGAAATCAAGGGGTAAACATATTTTACCTCGGTTTTGGTCAAAATTGATGGGATAATTTAGTGGATTATTGAGGATATTGATCACCGTCCTTACACAAATCTTCGTCGTCAATTTGATAAGTATCAATGCTCAAGACATTATCATTAATGATCTGCGTGAAACATAAAAACTTTCATTATAAAAACATCATGTAgcgcttgaaactatctacatccaccactTTAAGGTTTGCAAGTGCATTTGCTGTTAAAAGTTCtatatgatggattgcaagagtagaaaattatttgagtttaagtttgtgttcttaaatatttatttgagtagaaaatcattcatttatctaattttttttgttttatattagaAACAAATGCATACAAAAGCCATAAAGAATATTTGGTACCCAGCATGATCTACCCCAAATTTTAATGTTTCGAAGATCTAAAATCAGATCTTCAAgattctttttttaatattttgtgtaaataatataatttgtaagtaaattaatttattaatattttgtgtaaacaatttAACGagtagttttataaaaaaaaaaatctatcttaCCCCTTGGTTTTAATAATAAACCGAGAGATATGATGCGATAGTTTTGAAAACAATAAAATGAAGATGTTGGAGTTCAAAGTTATATCAGATAACTTAATCCCTAAGTTATAAATTAACTGAGAAGTAAAGTGTCCGATTTTCATGACGCTCTTCGTTATCTCGCTTTTGTAATCGAGATTAAATGTATTTTACGTATAAGATAAAATGTGTTTGTTATGGTAGTGTATGAggtagaataaaaaacaatttaaaattataaatttaatatgacTAGATTAATTATTGAATCAGTTGATGTGTAATATATACAACATTCTAACTCTGTTTTCTATGGTATACCACTTCGTCTACTTTTAATTAGTTGTTCGATCCTTCCACTTTTAATTATATTTGGATTTAAACTCCTTTTCTAGTAACTCTGACGAAATAGGTTCAAGCCATTACATTTGGATTTAAACTCCTTTTCTTGTAACTCTAACGAAATAGGTTCAAGTCTAGACACTTGtgcatattttttaaagaaacttTTATTCATGATTTTTAACATGGCCGTTTCAAATAATTTAGAGGTTGTTATAATTTTAAAATCcgacatttaataaaaaaatgcttTATTCTAAAGATAGTATAGTACTCTATAAATGATATATGTTGGTATGACTCATCAATAAAAATAGTTATGAGAAAATTCTAAGCAAAAGATACTTGCAAACGCCAAACTACTTTTTGTCTTAGATCATTTGTCACTAATAGTTTTTGTTAAATCATGTTTAAGATCAAAATCTAGAATCATAGCACTTAGATCATTCAAATCTCTGGAAAAATTAACCGGCTTTAATAGGTAAATAAGTCACCTTAGATCATtcaaatttctttagccacctccctatggggtcacccccggcgaaaatctcaaaatacccctgcttcggaaatgaacatccgaagcgcttttttttaaaaaaaatttccacaattcggaagtgcatctccgaaaacatctcatggggggtgtcttcggagatgaacttccgaaaacacctcatggggggtgaattcggaagttcatttccgaattatgcaaaaactgtgtttttttttatgttttatctaaaacagtctcgcattttaattaaacgtaaacgccaaataaaataagcaatagataaactgaaaatactaatatgataaataaaaaaaaatactaatccgatgaaaataatatatacaaaccgaaacaaataaaaatagtgtgctaaagatacaatccgaaaacaaaaaataaataaacccgaccactactgggtgtgcctaaccctctcaccctgggccctcctctgccgcctgtaccccgccgcacggcccgcatcagtgacgatcatctccatcacggcgactgcatctggaccgccctgttgaacgacacctcgatccaacgcgtcccgcccaagcatctctatccgctggcagatcggcaggagatcaatggcgtggtcatcctcggcctgctggttctccaggatctcctcatgtgttggcctaggagcgccgggaacgtcgggtctcagcagaggatgggaaacccggtagaaccatgtgacgtacccctcctcactgtgccagtcctgtgtgacccgagtgagacggtactcctgcggtaccacatgatgctgccagttctcccatatggcagtgagctgcactcgggtcactgtgtcgggagctgcctcaaagggtgacctgggtatccgctgcacgaatctgaattgacgcatgcaccgctcagggagataccggaccatgatgtcggtcccgcatgccaaccagcctgaatatagagcaatgccgtcaaaggggacaatctgagcgtagtcgatgaacggcctccaggtgacgtcgtcgtgcatcgtgcggtccaagtacagacggtatggtcccaccgcatcgttccccctctggagagcgtatctggcggccctgggcatgacgtccacgtacgcaggatcgatgtgaaagccgtggatgcgggagaagtaggagatgatccagctctgaaacagaaacacgataatgtattaaaaataaatacgaaacataaataaataaataaatacgataatgtattaaaataaaacgtaccttaagcagtgtgcaggatccgaccaactgcctcgtcctccagttggaggcctcattcagcttctggtagagatatgccagagtagctgccccccagttccactagtgaacggtatccaggtccatgaagtagcggaggtaggtcacgtcgacgtacctggaactcttatccacaaagcatgcagcgcctaccacatgcatgtaccagcaccggagagcgcagccgcggtgatactctgtgaatagctcgtcaccctcacccttagcctcggcagccgcgtccaggtggtgctcaaaataagtgctcagcgtggtgaaccggacatgaggcccagatgtcgtgacgcactcaaagtgagcaacctcgtgctccatgcccaaatagagcgtcatccactcaatggccttgACCCTCtagatccgggagtggtgcaac contains:
- the LOC131606945 gene encoding protein transport protein Sec61 subunit beta-like, with protein sequence MARSASQSSQSASSAATTRPGVMAPRGSAAATAGMRRRRLGGGNATSSSSAAGGSSGGNNMLRFYTDDAPGLKISPTVVLVMSLCFIGFVTALHVFGKLYRYRSAAGAAA